The following proteins are co-located in the Echinicola sp. 20G genome:
- a CDS encoding MGMT family protein — protein MKTDKENFFDLVYQVVRLIPRGRATSYGAIANYLGAKSGARTVGYAMNAAHTMDDVPAHRVVNRSGMLTGKHHFSPPEKMQEELEKEGIKVENDKIMDFNKVFWDPNLELGLDL, from the coding sequence GTGAAAACTGATAAAGAAAACTTTTTTGACCTGGTCTACCAAGTAGTAAGGCTTATTCCAAGGGGACGAGCCACCTCCTATGGAGCCATTGCCAACTACTTGGGAGCTAAAAGTGGCGCCAGAACCGTAGGGTATGCCATGAATGCTGCCCACACCATGGATGATGTACCCGCTCATAGGGTGGTCAATAGATCCGGAATGCTTACCGGAAAACACCATTTTTCCCCACCTGAAAAAATGCAGGAAGAACTGGAAAAAGAAGGGATAAAAGTGGAAAACGATAAAATCATGGATTTTAACAAGGTATTTTGGGATCCTAATCTAGAATTAGGACTCGACCTTTAA
- a CDS encoding nuclear transport factor 2 family protein, which yields MVNHWKKNILTLLLMAGFSYFGHAQSFDADELEVKSVIDAMFKGLEGKDTAMIRAAFSEGARLETIRKSPEEVSTRSQSVEDFVSGIGKVPAEMELEERLLDYKINIDGPMAAVWTPYEFYINGELSHCGVNSFQLVKFEKGWKIVYIIDTRRKEGC from the coding sequence ATGGTTAACCATTGGAAGAAAAATATATTGACCCTGCTGTTGATGGCAGGGTTTTCTTATTTTGGGCATGCCCAATCTTTTGATGCTGATGAGCTGGAAGTGAAATCAGTTATAGATGCCATGTTCAAAGGGCTTGAAGGTAAAGATACAGCAATGATCAGAGCCGCCTTTTCTGAGGGAGCCAGACTGGAAACCATTAGGAAAAGTCCCGAAGAAGTGTCCACGAGAAGCCAATCTGTGGAAGATTTTGTGAGCGGGATTGGAAAAGTTCCTGCTGAGATGGAGCTGGAAGAAAGGTTGTTGGATTATAAAATAAATATAGATGGCCCTATGGCTGCCGTTTGGACACCTTATGAGTTTTACATCAATGGTGAACTCAGTCATTGCGGGGTGAATTCTTTCCAGTTGGTAAAGTTTGAGAAAGGTTGGAAGATAGTTTATATCATAGACACTCGGAGAAAAGAAGGCTGCTAA
- the thrA gene encoding bifunctional aspartate kinase/homoserine dehydrogenase I, whose product MKIIKFGGSSIANIENIEKVFSIVEKRADREEFALVFSAFGGVTEQLLQCATIAQQSEESYHTILQELEKKHLDIVRSLVPVQQQSTALTFVKVRFNELGDLFHGIYLIKECSDRTMDYVLSFGERLSNFILAAGLQARGKDAIYLDARDVVKTNDRFGHAKVDFAKTNALIQDYFKSHKGLKVITGFIGATDKGETTTVGRSGSDYTASIFAAALKAEQVEIWTDVSGVMTADPRLVYTAFTIPQLSYNEAMELSHFGAKVVFPATMQPAMKEDIPIYIKNTFKPDEVGTLISRESGEGKIIKGISSMGNISILNVQGPGLVEVIGVSQRFFGTLANYGINIVLISQASSEHSICVAIPSKDAAKAKSMIEEEFRYEIQSGEMDEVQVMPDMAVIAVVGENMQHNPGASGRMFQALGRNNVNVAAIAQGSSELNISAVISQADLQKALNALHEAFFLSDFKVLHVFLVGVGLIGKALIKMIAIQQKKLQEENMLDIQIHGMANSRYMKFHEDGFDLATVGAPDENDMPMDMEAFIGTMSDMNFSNSVLVDCTASQDVADVYSQILDAKVGIVTPNKKANSGSLDTYKALKKLAGQRGVRFFYETNVAAGLPVINTLQDLMLSGDHVHRIEAVLSGSMNYIFSELEKGMPFSEVVAQAKEKGYTEPDPRDDLSGMDVARKILILGREAGQDLHFEDVAIQSMVPEDCVDAATVDEFFEKLKKHDAHFKQLLDEANAKGEKLRFMATLENGKAKVGLNSLNSEHPFYTLKGSDNMILFTTERYNDFPMIVRGPGAGADVTAAGVFADIIRLGNYSR is encoded by the coding sequence ATGAAAATTATAAAATTCGGAGGATCCTCCATTGCTAATATCGAGAATATCGAGAAGGTGTTTTCCATAGTAGAGAAGAGAGCTGATAGAGAGGAGTTTGCATTAGTGTTTTCTGCTTTTGGAGGCGTCACCGAACAATTACTTCAATGTGCCACCATCGCTCAGCAAAGTGAAGAGAGTTACCATACCATTCTCCAGGAATTAGAGAAAAAGCATTTGGACATCGTCAGGAGCTTGGTGCCAGTACAACAACAATCCACAGCCCTGACTTTCGTCAAAGTAAGGTTCAATGAGCTGGGGGACTTGTTTCATGGGATTTATTTGATCAAGGAATGCTCCGATAGGACCATGGATTATGTGTTGAGTTTTGGAGAGCGCTTGTCCAACTTTATCCTTGCGGCTGGCCTTCAAGCAAGGGGAAAAGACGCAATTTACTTAGATGCCCGTGATGTGGTCAAAACCAATGACCGCTTTGGGCACGCCAAAGTGGACTTTGCCAAGACCAATGCTCTAATACAAGATTATTTCAAATCGCACAAGGGCTTAAAAGTAATTACAGGCTTTATAGGAGCTACCGATAAAGGCGAAACAACAACTGTTGGCAGAAGTGGTTCTGATTACACCGCTTCAATTTTTGCAGCCGCTCTAAAAGCTGAGCAAGTGGAAATCTGGACGGATGTGTCAGGGGTGATGACAGCAGATCCAAGGTTGGTGTATACAGCTTTCACCATACCCCAGCTGAGCTATAATGAAGCGATGGAGCTTTCTCACTTTGGAGCGAAAGTGGTATTCCCTGCTACGATGCAGCCTGCCATGAAAGAAGATATTCCTATCTATATCAAAAATACATTTAAGCCAGATGAAGTAGGAACGCTGATTAGTCGTGAATCTGGTGAAGGCAAGATCATCAAGGGTATTTCCTCCATGGGAAATATTTCTATCCTTAATGTTCAAGGGCCGGGACTTGTAGAAGTGATCGGCGTAAGTCAACGTTTTTTCGGAACCTTGGCCAACTATGGAATCAATATTGTGTTGATCAGTCAGGCTTCCTCTGAGCATAGTATCTGTGTGGCTATCCCATCTAAGGACGCAGCCAAAGCCAAGTCGATGATAGAAGAAGAATTCAGGTATGAAATTCAAAGTGGGGAAATGGATGAGGTGCAGGTGATGCCAGATATGGCAGTGATCGCAGTAGTGGGAGAAAACATGCAACACAACCCAGGTGCAAGTGGAAGGATGTTTCAGGCACTTGGTAGAAACAATGTAAACGTAGCGGCCATAGCACAAGGCAGTTCCGAGTTGAATATTTCTGCAGTGATTTCACAAGCAGACTTACAAAAGGCACTTAATGCGCTTCATGAGGCTTTCTTCTTGTCTGACTTTAAAGTGCTCCACGTGTTTTTGGTAGGGGTTGGCTTAATAGGCAAAGCACTCATAAAGATGATTGCGATCCAACAGAAGAAGCTCCAGGAAGAAAATATGCTGGACATCCAGATCCATGGTATGGCCAACTCAAGGTATATGAAGTTCCATGAAGATGGCTTTGATTTGGCGACCGTTGGGGCACCAGATGAAAATGACATGCCTATGGACATGGAAGCTTTTATCGGTACCATGTCAGACATGAATTTTTCCAACTCAGTCTTGGTGGATTGCACAGCAAGTCAAGATGTGGCGGATGTTTATAGCCAGATATTGGATGCCAAAGTGGGGATAGTGACACCGAATAAGAAGGCAAACTCAGGTTCTTTAGACACCTATAAAGCACTAAAGAAACTGGCTGGTCAAAGAGGGGTAAGGTTCTTTTACGAAACCAATGTGGCGGCAGGTCTTCCTGTGATCAATACTTTGCAGGACTTGATGCTCAGTGGTGACCATGTCCATCGCATCGAGGCAGTACTGAGTGGTTCGATGAATTATATCTTCAGTGAATTAGAGAAAGGAATGCCGTTTAGTGAAGTAGTAGCCCAAGCCAAAGAAAAAGGATATACGGAGCCGGATCCAAGGGATGACCTTAGCGGTATGGACGTAGCCAGAAAGATTTTGATTTTGGGACGTGAGGCTGGTCAGGACCTGCATTTTGAAGATGTGGCAATACAGAGCATGGTGCCTGAAGACTGTGTGGATGCCGCAACTGTGGATGAGTTTTTCGAAAAGCTTAAAAAGCATGATGCGCATTTTAAGCAGCTGTTGGATGAAGCCAATGCCAAAGGGGAGAAATTAAGGTTTATGGCTACTCTTGAAAATGGCAAGGCCAAGGTGGGATTAAATTCCTTGAACAGTGAGCACCCTTTTTATACTCTAAAAGGGAGTGACAACATGATATTGTTCACTACTGAGCGATACAATGACTTCCCGATGATTGTCAGGGGGCCTGGAGCAGGTGCCGATGTGACAGCTGCCGGTGTATTTGCAGATATTATCAGGCTAGGAAATTATTCAAGATGA
- a CDS encoding ATP-dependent Clp protease adaptor ClpS, producing MSMQPLEHTVEEEIEILLEDLVDTEEHDLVVFNDDINTFEHVTKVLIKVCKHSQEQAEQCTLIIHYKGKCAVKKGSKKQLKPMCQSILDAGIQAAIV from the coding sequence ATGAGCATGCAACCATTAGAACATACTGTAGAAGAAGAAATCGAAATCTTACTGGAAGATTTGGTGGACACTGAAGAGCATGACTTGGTGGTGTTTAATGATGACATCAATACCTTTGAGCATGTCACTAAAGTCCTGATCAAGGTCTGCAAGCACAGCCAAGAACAAGCAGAACAGTGCACCCTCATCATCCATTACAAAGGCAAGTGTGCTGTCAAAAAAGGTAGTAAAAAGCAACTGAAGCCAATGTGCCAATCCATTCTGGATGCTGGTATTCAGGCAGCCATCGTTTAA
- a CDS encoding helix-turn-helix domain-containing protein, translating into MERELKQHIAENLRKYRVLRGFTQEYIADYLGKKDYTAYSRYEQGRSNLKMDDAIKLSKLYDVEVQELINGSPRISPNGVHGDSSSSNSFSVLIKLDGSMETLENQLKRLRKLNTLIERGEV; encoded by the coding sequence ATGGAAAGAGAATTAAAACAGCACATTGCCGAGAATTTAAGAAAATACCGTGTGCTTCGCGGCTTCACCCAAGAGTATATTGCAGATTACCTCGGCAAGAAAGATTACACCGCCTATTCAAGATATGAACAAGGCAGATCCAATCTCAAAATGGACGATGCGATCAAGCTTTCCAAACTTTACGATGTGGAAGTTCAGGAATTGATTAATGGCTCACCAAGAATCAGCCCAAATGGTGTTCACGGTGACTCCAGCAGCAGCAACAGTTTTTCTGTTCTCATCAAATTGGATGGATCAATGGAAACTTTGGAAAACCAACTTAAAAGATTAAGAAAGTTGAATACCCTAATTGAAAGAGGAGAAGTTTAA
- a CDS encoding head GIN domain-containing protein → MKNQIKLILVFALVAIGVKTQAQTSEASRDLGIFNAVEVANSIEAELIKGEAYKVEIFASGIDESNIETEVEDRQLKVKIGKGSFGSNSVKVKITYAGELDKIEASTSAKVFVKDVIKSKNLTLFAQTSSYLEAKVNVSKLKLEANTNGKLFVEGSTTDLDLEAYTKANISAEGLVTENAEVRTNTAAESVVTVKSSIKGTAGTAGKVWYIGDPGMVDVKTNTGGDIARKKN, encoded by the coding sequence ATGAAAAATCAAATTAAACTTATTTTAGTGTTTGCCTTGGTGGCAATCGGCGTAAAAACCCAGGCTCAGACAAGTGAAGCCTCTAGGGATTTAGGGATTTTCAATGCAGTGGAAGTTGCTAATTCCATTGAGGCGGAATTGATAAAAGGAGAGGCTTATAAGGTAGAAATTTTTGCTTCTGGTATCGATGAATCAAATATCGAAACAGAAGTAGAAGACAGGCAGCTGAAGGTGAAAATAGGTAAGGGGAGTTTCGGAAGTAACTCAGTGAAGGTGAAAATTACTTATGCAGGAGAATTGGATAAAATTGAAGCCAGTACCAGTGCCAAAGTCTTTGTCAAAGATGTGATCAAAAGCAAGAACCTGACTTTGTTTGCTCAAACCAGTAGTTACCTGGAGGCTAAAGTGAATGTTTCAAAGCTTAAGCTGGAAGCCAATACCAACGGGAAGTTATTTGTGGAAGGGTCTACTACTGATCTTGACTTGGAAGCTTATACTAAGGCAAATATTAGCGCAGAGGGGCTGGTTACAGAAAATGCTGAAGTAAGAACCAATACAGCCGCTGAATCTGTCGTTACGGTGAAGTCTTCTATTAAGGGCACTGCGGGTACTGCTGGCAAAGTTTGGTATATTGGTGATCCAGGGATGGTTGATGTTAAGACCAACACCGGAGGAGATATCGCTAGAAAGAAAAACTAA
- the recR gene encoding recombination mediator RecR: protein MNFPSKLIEDAVNEISRLPGIGKKTALRLALHLLKQPEVVSENLTESITKLRKDTKYCKVCHNISDQEVCSVCQGVRRDKGLICIVEDIPDVLAIENTSQYNGLYHVLGGVISPIQGIGPEELKIDSLMQRIEQPHSGEPVNEVILALPSTMEGDTTSFYITRKLKEKGIKVSTIARGIPIGGELEYTDEVTLGRSILTRVNYSIE from the coding sequence GTGAACTTCCCTTCCAAACTTATTGAAGATGCGGTCAATGAAATCAGCAGATTGCCCGGCATAGGCAAAAAAACTGCCTTAAGACTGGCATTACACCTGCTCAAGCAACCCGAAGTCGTCTCTGAAAACCTTACTGAATCCATTACCAAGCTTCGAAAAGACACCAAATACTGTAAGGTCTGTCATAATATTTCAGATCAAGAAGTATGTAGTGTATGCCAAGGAGTAAGGAGGGATAAAGGATTGATCTGTATAGTGGAAGATATTCCTGATGTATTGGCCATAGAAAATACCTCCCAATATAACGGCTTGTACCATGTGCTAGGCGGGGTGATCTCCCCCATCCAAGGCATAGGTCCCGAGGAACTGAAAATCGACTCCCTGATGCAGCGCATTGAACAACCCCATTCGGGCGAACCAGTGAATGAAGTCATCTTGGCGCTTCCTTCGACCATGGAAGGAGATACCACTTCTTTTTATATTACCAGAAAGTTGAAAGAAAAAGGCATCAAGGTCAGCACCATTGCCCGGGGCATCCCAATCGGAGGCGAACTGGAGTATACTGATGAGGTTACTTTGGGCAGAAGTATCCTGACCCGGGTAAATTATTCAATAGAATAA
- a CDS encoding mechanosensitive ion channel family protein produces MTTEKTEIREREKRKRLLFFFKVLSFILLKVFENKIELHLKDYLPNISDILKAATFLLSSHILISLGRIITVRFYLRRKGQDPFRSNFVLGINHIASILNVAVLVISLMFLFGIKPIDFFTSITIVAAAIALLSKDYITNMINGLIIMFSDQLSLGDMVKIGDQQGRIKDVTLLNMVLVNEDADLIMIPNSLILTSQVINHSKQNNKKLTFEFEMKISQSLEVNDIEKKLRMAASSFNQHIQKDSFTLKTMEIQREAIKFKCQFLLTTTNKTNEKEIKRLINQTIIEIAREN; encoded by the coding sequence ATGACAACGGAAAAAACAGAAATCAGAGAGAGAGAAAAGAGAAAAAGACTGCTTTTCTTTTTTAAAGTCTTATCCTTTATCCTTCTTAAGGTATTTGAAAACAAAATTGAGCTACACCTCAAGGATTACCTCCCCAACATCAGTGACATTTTAAAAGCAGCTACATTTCTGTTAAGCAGTCATATCCTGATCTCTTTGGGAAGAATCATTACCGTTAGGTTTTACCTTAGAAGAAAAGGCCAAGACCCATTCAGAAGTAATTTTGTCCTTGGGATCAACCACATTGCCAGCATCCTTAATGTAGCCGTGTTGGTCATTTCCCTGATGTTTTTATTTGGCATCAAACCTATTGACTTTTTCACTAGCATCACTATTGTTGCCGCAGCCATCGCCTTGCTTTCCAAAGACTATATCACCAATATGATCAACGGGCTGATCATTATGTTCTCTGACCAGCTTTCTTTAGGTGACATGGTAAAAATAGGAGACCAGCAGGGCCGCATCAAAGATGTCACCTTACTCAACATGGTTTTGGTCAATGAGGATGCAGATTTGATCATGATTCCCAATAGCCTGATTTTGACCTCTCAGGTCATCAACCATTCCAAACAAAACAATAAGAAGCTCACTTTTGAATTTGAAATGAAAATCAGTCAATCCCTGGAAGTCAATGATATTGAGAAAAAGCTCAGAATGGCGGCCTCTTCCTTCAATCAACATATTCAGAAAGATAGCTTCACCCTTAAGACCATGGAAATCCAAAGGGAAGCCATCAAATTCAAATGCCAATTTCTTTTGACTACCACCAATAAGACAAACGAAAAGGAAATCAAAAGACTGATCAATCAAACTATCATTGAAATCGCCCGTGAAAACTGA
- a CDS encoding sodium:solute symporter — protein sequence MDSNLILLVITSYFFLLFIISWLTSRKVSQDTFFTGDRQSPWFLVAFGMIGASLSGVTFISVPGEVGSSNFYYFQVVMGYTLGYLTIAKVLLPLYYRMNLVSIYAYLEDRFGFWSYKTGAFFFILSRTLGSSIRVFLVAGVLQLILFDDWGIPFWGSVLITVSLIWLYTHRGGIKTVVWTDTLQTLFMLMAVGTSIYLVGQDLGIDGAGELLGRAFTDSRSKIFNWDWQAGTNFFKQFASGAFITIVMTGLDQDMMQKNLTCRNIGDAQKNMFWFTIILVVVNLCFLVLGVLLYQYCEVNQITLPARTDDLYPMLATEHFSMFAGTVFVLGIIAAAYSSADSTLTALTTSFCYDFLEIEKRYPQERRSGIRKRVHLVFTGIMFLVILAFRWINDQSVINAVFIIAGYTYGPLLGLYSFGLFTKRKVKDKVVPFIALAAPIIAFIISSNSEEWLWGYRFGFEILILNGALMFLGLFIWSEKK from the coding sequence ATGGATTCAAATTTAATACTCCTCGTAATAACTTCCTATTTCTTCTTATTGTTCATTATTTCTTGGTTAACCTCCAGAAAAGTGTCACAGGATACTTTTTTTACTGGTGACAGACAATCTCCATGGTTTTTGGTGGCCTTTGGGATGATTGGAGCCTCTTTGTCAGGGGTGACCTTTATATCGGTGCCCGGGGAAGTGGGGAGTAGTAATTTCTATTATTTTCAAGTGGTGATGGGTTATACACTTGGCTACCTTACGATTGCCAAGGTGCTTTTGCCGCTCTATTATAGAATGAACTTGGTTTCTATTTACGCTTATTTGGAAGATAGGTTTGGCTTTTGGTCCTATAAAACAGGAGCCTTTTTCTTTATCCTGTCCCGGACATTGGGTTCATCCATAAGGGTTTTTCTAGTGGCAGGAGTGCTACAGCTGATTTTGTTTGACGATTGGGGAATCCCTTTTTGGGGCTCTGTATTGATCACGGTTTCATTGATATGGCTCTACACACATAGGGGAGGGATCAAGACGGTCGTCTGGACAGATACTTTGCAAACTTTGTTTATGCTTATGGCCGTAGGGACAAGTATCTATTTGGTGGGCCAGGACTTGGGAATAGATGGTGCTGGAGAATTATTGGGACGTGCTTTTACAGATAGTCGATCTAAGATATTCAATTGGGACTGGCAGGCTGGTACCAACTTCTTTAAACAATTTGCTTCTGGTGCTTTTATCACCATTGTCATGACAGGCCTGGATCAGGACATGATGCAGAAAAACCTTACCTGTCGGAATATTGGGGATGCGCAGAAAAATATGTTTTGGTTTACGATTATCCTGGTGGTGGTTAACTTGTGTTTCTTGGTACTTGGTGTGTTGCTTTACCAATATTGCGAGGTCAATCAGATTACCTTGCCGGCAAGGACAGATGATCTTTATCCCATGCTCGCCACGGAGCATTTCAGTATGTTTGCAGGAACGGTCTTTGTGTTGGGAATCATTGCGGCTGCCTATTCCAGCGCTGATTCTACTTTGACCGCACTGACCACTTCTTTTTGCTATGATTTTCTAGAGATCGAAAAAAGGTACCCACAAGAAAGGCGCTCGGGAATTCGCAAACGGGTCCATTTGGTCTTTACAGGGATTATGTTTTTGGTGATCCTAGCCTTTAGGTGGATCAATGACCAAAGTGTCATCAATGCTGTTTTTATCATCGCAGGCTATACTTATGGGCCATTATTGGGATTGTACAGCTTTGGCTTGTTTACCAAAAGAAAAGTAAAGGACAAAGTGGTTCCTTTTATCGCACTGGCAGCTCCTATCATAGCATTTATCATCAGTAGCAATTCGGAAGAATGGCTTTGGGGCTACCGTTTTGGCTTTGAGATTTTAATTTTAAATGGCGCCCTGATGTTTCTGGGGCTTTTCATATGGAGTGAAAAAAAATAA
- a CDS encoding SDR family NAD(P)-dependent oxidoreductase — protein sequence MNRNIIITGAAGNLGTAVVEKFTREGFKVIATVAPGKREEMEEANDVYELDVTDEAQVAEFAKEYAIQYGGELEAIACLVGGFGMGDLENTSQADIEKMIQLNFFSAFNMTKAFLPVFKKSQKGTFLFVGARPALQPADGKSLVAYTLSKGMVISLADLVSEEMKGTGVRSHVFVPSIIDTPPNREAMADQDFSKWVSPLEIAEAMHYAVSSPALKNMTFKLYGGV from the coding sequence ATGAATAGAAATATCATCATTACGGGCGCAGCAGGAAATTTAGGGACGGCAGTTGTGGAAAAGTTTACTAGGGAAGGATTTAAGGTGATCGCAACTGTGGCTCCAGGAAAGCGTGAAGAAATGGAGGAAGCCAATGATGTCTATGAGTTGGACGTAACAGACGAGGCACAAGTAGCTGAGTTTGCCAAAGAATATGCGATTCAATATGGAGGGGAACTCGAGGCCATTGCCTGCTTGGTAGGTGGGTTTGGAATGGGAGACTTGGAAAATACTTCTCAGGCTGATATCGAAAAAATGATTCAGCTGAATTTCTTCAGTGCCTTTAATATGACCAAGGCCTTTTTGCCCGTCTTTAAAAAATCCCAAAAAGGAACGTTTTTGTTTGTAGGTGCCAGGCCTGCCTTACAGCCAGCAGATGGAAAATCACTTGTGGCATACACTTTGAGTAAGGGAATGGTGATCAGTTTGGCAGATTTGGTTTCGGAAGAAATGAAAGGTACAGGAGTGCGTTCGCACGTTTTTGTGCCCAGCATAATAGATACACCACCAAACCGGGAAGCCATGGCTGATCAAGATTTTTCAAAGTGGGTAAGCCCGTTGGAGATTGCAGAAGCAATGCACTATGCGGTTTCAAGCCCAGCTTTGAAAAACATGACTTTCAAACTATATGGTGGAGTATAA
- a CDS encoding META domain-containing protein, whose product MKQLKLSALLFALFLGLGSCSSVSSLNPLKMLTGNNWVLSSLMGGGMDMFNGALPSLSFMDDGKLSGFGGCNSFSGDFELSGTNLNLDPGAMTKKACPGGGEDKFMSALKNVSNFKVGKDKLTLLDGASELMTLIPQSK is encoded by the coding sequence ATGAAACAGTTAAAACTTTCTGCCTTGCTATTTGCCCTTTTTTTAGGGTTGGGTTCCTGTAGTTCCGTATCTAGCCTCAATCCATTAAAAATGCTTACTGGCAACAATTGGGTTTTATCCTCTTTAATGGGTGGCGGAATGGATATGTTTAATGGAGCACTTCCTTCTTTAAGCTTTATGGATGATGGCAAGTTATCCGGATTCGGTGGATGTAATTCTTTTAGTGGAGATTTCGAATTGAGTGGCACCAACCTAAATCTGGACCCCGGTGCGATGACCAAAAAAGCATGTCCTGGAGGTGGTGAGGACAAATTCATGAGTGCGTTAAAAAACGTCTCCAATTTCAAAGTAGGCAAAGACAAACTCACCTTACTTGATGGAGCATCAGAACTTATGACCCTAATCCCTCAAAGTAAATAA
- a CDS encoding homoserine kinase, whose protein sequence is MKKVTAFAPATVANVSCGFDILGFAVEELGDKVAVSLADEPGVRVVKIEGDGGRLPYETDKNTCSVAVKAFMEEIGYKGGLEIELFKGLPLGSGMGSSAASSVAALEAANQLLGNPLEKKALLPFAMKAEGVACGAEHADNVAPSLLGGFVLIRSYKPLDVTKLHVPPGLYCTLVHPHLELNTADSRSVLRQQVPLKDAIIQSGNIAGLVAGLFQEDMGLISRSLQDVIAEPSRSVLIPGFDEIKKSVKSVGALGAGISGSGPTTFILSPSREVAERASEICQEVFNKIGLEVDLYVSAVNVKGTYVINKA, encoded by the coding sequence ATGAAAAAGGTAACAGCATTTGCTCCAGCAACGGTAGCCAATGTCTCATGCGGTTTTGATATTCTTGGCTTTGCGGTGGAAGAATTAGGGGACAAGGTAGCAGTGTCTTTAGCTGATGAGCCGGGCGTAAGGGTGGTGAAGATAGAAGGTGATGGAGGAAGACTGCCTTATGAAACAGATAAAAATACCTGCAGTGTAGCCGTAAAGGCTTTCATGGAGGAGATAGGTTATAAGGGAGGCTTGGAAATAGAGCTTTTTAAAGGCCTGCCCTTAGGAAGTGGCATGGGGTCAAGTGCAGCCAGCTCAGTGGCAGCCTTGGAAGCGGCCAACCAACTTTTGGGTAACCCATTAGAGAAAAAAGCCTTGCTTCCATTTGCAATGAAAGCTGAGGGAGTGGCCTGTGGAGCGGAGCATGCGGATAACGTTGCGCCTTCGCTTTTGGGAGGATTTGTGTTGATTAGGAGCTATAAGCCCTTGGACGTGACCAAACTTCATGTTCCGCCAGGATTGTATTGTACATTGGTCCATCCTCACTTGGAGTTAAATACTGCAGATTCCAGAAGTGTTTTGCGCCAGCAGGTGCCATTGAAAGATGCCATTATCCAATCAGGAAATATTGCTGGGTTGGTTGCGGGTTTGTTTCAGGAGGATATGGGCTTGATCAGCAGGTCTCTTCAGGATGTAATCGCAGAGCCTTCCCGTTCTGTTTTGATCCCAGGTTTTGATGAAATCAAGAAATCTGTCAAAAGTGTCGGTGCTTTGGGAGCTGGTATCTCTGGCTCAGGCCCCACTACATTTATCCTTTCTCCAAGCAGGGAAGTGGCTGAGCGGGCAAGTGAAATTTGCCAAGAAGTTTTCAATAAAATTGGATTGGAAGTGGACTTGTATGTTTCTGCAGTAAATGTGAAGGGAACGTACGTCATCAATAAAGCTTAA